A genomic segment from Nitrospira sp. encodes:
- a CDS encoding fatty acid desaturase: protein MVQHVSQSSVPVDVVNRIHHKFWTYLLFWSIVVGSMVAVPGYGLVYGYSWLDWTMFALLYLVSGLGITVGYHRLLTHRSFECPDWVKACLLVAGGWALQNSGAKWAADHLRHHAHCDDPADPYNAQRGFWYSHCGWLLDPVPCHDERFGSRVMQDRVAMWQHRNYAAIVLIGLSLPFVVGFLYGGWKGGIGGFMLAGVGRTFAVLNSTFCINSVCHLWGTQPYGTADSSRDSWLVSLLTFGEGYHNYHHTYPSDYRNGPLWYNFDPSKWLIYILWKLGLASSLRTASSGT, encoded by the coding sequence GTGGTGCAACACGTTTCTCAAAGCTCGGTTCCGGTCGACGTCGTCAACCGTATCCACCACAAATTCTGGACCTACCTCCTGTTCTGGTCGATCGTCGTGGGATCGATGGTCGCAGTGCCGGGTTATGGACTGGTCTATGGGTATTCGTGGTTGGATTGGACGATGTTCGCCCTGCTCTATCTCGTGAGCGGCTTGGGCATTACCGTGGGCTATCACCGACTGTTGACCCATCGCAGCTTCGAATGTCCGGACTGGGTGAAGGCCTGCCTTTTAGTCGCCGGAGGCTGGGCCCTGCAGAATTCCGGTGCCAAATGGGCGGCGGATCATTTGCGTCACCACGCCCATTGCGACGACCCGGCCGACCCCTACAACGCTCAACGGGGGTTTTGGTACAGCCACTGCGGCTGGTTGCTGGATCCCGTACCCTGCCATGACGAGCGATTCGGCTCCCGCGTCATGCAGGATCGTGTGGCCATGTGGCAACATCGCAATTATGCGGCGATCGTCCTGATCGGCCTGAGCCTCCCCTTTGTCGTGGGCTTCCTCTATGGCGGCTGGAAGGGTGGAATCGGAGGGTTCATGCTGGCGGGAGTCGGACGCACCTTTGCGGTACTGAACTCGACCTTCTGCATCAATTCGGTCTGTCACTTGTGGGGAACACAGCCCTACGGCACAGCCGATTCGAGCCGCGACTCCTGGTTGGTTTCATTGTTGACCTTTGGCGAGGGCTACCACAACTATCACCACACCTACCCGAGCGACTATCGCAACGGACCGCTCTGGTACAACTTCGATCCCTCGAAATGGCTCATCTACATCCTCTGGAAGCTGGGGCTTGCCTCCTCACTCCGCACCGCCTCCTCCGGCACCTGA
- a CDS encoding RNA-binding protein, with the protein MGSKLYVGGLPYAATESQLSNLFSAHGTVESARVITDKFTGQSRGFGFVEMSTQEEAKAAIAALNGSDMDGRQLTVNEAKPQEPRSGGGGRFGGESRGGRSRF; encoded by the coding sequence ATGGGTTCAAAACTGTATGTCGGCGGGTTGCCCTATGCAGCAACTGAGTCGCAGCTAAGCAACTTGTTTTCCGCCCACGGTACCGTTGAGTCGGCACGCGTGATCACGGACAAGTTCACCGGACAGTCCCGAGGCTTCGGCTTCGTCGAAATGTCCACCCAGGAAGAAGCCAAGGCGGCTATCGCAGCCTTGAACGGCTCCGATATGGACGGCCGGCAACTGACGGTGAATGAAGCGAAGCCGCAGGAACCCCGTTCCGGTGGCGGCGGGCGATTCGGCGGCGAGAGCCGCGGCGGCCGCAGCCGCTTCTAA
- a CDS encoding Peptidyl-tRNA hydrolase ArfB: protein MLLISTQVAIPDEEIELTAVRAQGAGGQHVNKVSSAIHLRFDVVASSLPPFYKERLLTLQDHRVSREGVIVIKAQDSRSQERNRVLALDRLRELIQRAAVPRTPRRPTKPTKGSAQRRLESKTKRARLKALRGRPDEQ from the coding sequence ATGTTGCTCATTTCGACCCAAGTGGCGATCCCGGACGAGGAGATCGAGTTGACGGCCGTGCGTGCTCAAGGCGCCGGCGGGCAGCATGTCAACAAAGTGTCCTCGGCGATCCATCTCCGGTTCGATGTTGTCGCCTCATCCCTGCCGCCGTTCTACAAAGAGCGGCTTCTGACCTTGCAGGACCATCGGGTGTCTCGTGAGGGGGTGATCGTGATCAAGGCCCAGGATTCGCGGAGCCAAGAAAGGAACCGTGTTCTTGCGCTGGACCGACTGCGGGAATTGATTCAACGAGCGGCAGTGCCGCGCACTCCGCGTCGTCCGACCAAACCGACCAAGGGGTCTGCGCAGAGGAGACTGGAGAGTAAAACCAAGCGGGCGCGGTTGAAAGCCTTGCGAGGGAGACCGGATGAACAGTGA
- a CDS encoding Phytochrome, two-component sensor histidine kinase codes for METAVRHPSLKAGLISDRARWTDRILPLILFLCFVIATTLGIYALSFLRTMLVTERRSELAMNAATVADTLDRILFERFGDVRLFANDGALRKGSPAEKSARLLEYKQLYGYYTWPGVADKSGRLMASTDSLAAQDTQSLNPDSVELVRRMGTIRLEGAHPSPEPQGNMAVEFTAPVYGPEGDFQGVVATRVPLQNLRTVFEQEGRLRYGDIAYDWVLLDREGTILDEKNRPTAMIDGPVKVVLASLTQAADEQGRSGFVEERHHHRGTPVVTGYAWTRGHGIFSGFGWLVLFRLDHDQVYAPVDRLVWMVGSVGLLVILPLTGYGIWVSWKLGRERNELVKARQDLEESVAELARSNAELKQFAYVASHDL; via the coding sequence ATGGAAACCGCAGTGCGACACCCGTCTCTCAAGGCAGGCCTCATATCGGACAGAGCCAGATGGACCGACAGAATCCTTCCGCTGATCCTCTTCCTCTGTTTTGTCATCGCTACAACCCTGGGGATCTATGCCTTATCGTTCTTACGGACGATGCTGGTCACTGAACGGAGAAGCGAACTGGCCATGAATGCCGCCACCGTCGCAGATACCCTCGATCGCATCCTGTTCGAACGGTTCGGCGATGTCCGGTTGTTTGCGAATGACGGAGCCCTCCGAAAAGGCAGCCCTGCTGAAAAGAGCGCCCGGCTTCTGGAATATAAACAGCTCTACGGATATTACACTTGGCCGGGAGTCGCGGATAAGAGCGGTCGGCTCATGGCTTCGACCGACTCGCTTGCCGCGCAAGACACACAAAGCTTGAACCCCGACTCCGTTGAATTGGTCCGGCGGATGGGAACCATTCGCTTGGAAGGTGCGCACCCTTCACCTGAACCCCAAGGGAACATGGCCGTCGAGTTCACGGCGCCGGTCTATGGACCAGAGGGAGACTTTCAGGGAGTGGTGGCTACTCGTGTGCCGCTTCAAAATCTCCGGACGGTTTTCGAGCAAGAGGGCAGACTGCGATACGGGGACATCGCCTACGATTGGGTGCTGCTCGACCGAGAGGGGACGATTCTCGACGAAAAGAATCGACCGACGGCCATGATCGACGGCCCGGTGAAGGTGGTCCTGGCCTCGCTGACTCAAGCCGCCGATGAGCAGGGTCGGTCCGGTTTTGTAGAGGAACGTCATCATCACCGAGGAACGCCGGTCGTCACCGGCTATGCCTGGACCAGAGGGCATGGAATTTTTTCGGGCTTCGGCTGGTTGGTCTTGTTTCGCTTGGACCACGACCAGGTCTATGCCCCCGTCGATCGATTGGTGTGGATGGTAGGGAGCGTCGGATTACTGGTCATCCTTCCGCTGACCGGATACGGCATCTGGGTCTCGTGGAAATTGGGACGCGAGCGGAACGAGCTGGTGAAGGCGCGACAAGACTTGGAAGAGTCCGTGGCGGAACTTGCCCGATCCAATGCCGAGTTGAAACAATTCGCCTATGTGGCCTCGCACGACTTGTAG
- a CDS encoding Phytochrome, two-component sensor histidine kinase, producing MVSRYTQLLAKRYAWKLDSDAHEFITCAVEGTMPMQQLIQDLLAYSRVSTGGRQFEPVAVGIALDSAPDNLINAVKESRAVITHDPLPAVMADERQLVQPFQNLLSNAVKFNGEQPPRIHVSAERRAGEWVFSIRDEEPGRSRQSLNH from the coding sequence ATGGTCAGCAGATACACACAGCTCTTGGCAAAGCGTTATGCATGGAAGCTGGATTCCGATGCGCACGAATTCATCACCTGTGCCGTGGAAGGTACCATGCCCATGCAGCAGCTCATCCAGGATCTCCTCGCCTATTCACGGGTCAGCACAGGAGGCCGACAGTTCGAACCCGTTGCAGTGGGAATTGCTCTCGACTCTGCGCCGGACAACTTGATCAATGCCGTCAAGGAAAGCCGGGCCGTGATCACCCATGACCCCTTACCGGCGGTGATGGCCGACGAAAGACAGTTGGTGCAACCGTTCCAGAACCTATTGAGCAATGCCGTCAAATTCAACGGAGAACAGCCGCCGCGCATTCACGTCTCGGCCGAACGACGCGCCGGCGAATGGGTGTTTTCCATTCGCGATGAGGAACCGGGCCGATCCAGGCAGAGCCTGAATCACTGA
- a CDS encoding Response regulator receiver protein translates to MKPIKILLVEDNAGDARLLRELLAEAGADRFILTHVDRLAKGISSIQAGGIEIVLLDLSLPDSQGFDTLLHMHKVAGGIPIVVMTGIEDETLGLQLVQAGAQDYLIKGQVTGPLLTRSLRYAIERKHAEKNLSLYREIIAKSNDAIAIIDPEGRYLEQNAAHRKLLGFSDGDLRGKTPAIHLGDDIFQVIAQNLAAQGTYVGEVSSRTATGTSLDIHLSAFAVRNEAGDPICYVGIKRDITEREQVQTVLATSEERFRSLVSNLPGAVYRSACDPAWTMEFLSDPIKHLCGYPASDFIANRVRSYASVIHPDDRKMVEHVVLDAVAQHQPFAVEYRLLHKGGGIRWVYEKGQGAFAADGRVLWLDGAIFDITDRKRAEEALLESEERSRSIVQSTDDAIILMDTQGRVAFWNNGAERTFGYTAKEMVGQPVTRIIPERFREAHQRGVQRVATTGRLAVQASMFKLVGLRKDGSEFPLEFSLAAWTAKSKLFITCIIRDISERAQAESALRESEERFRAIMDHSPALIFIKDVAGRYLQANRQFETIFHLPHGDLIGKTDEEVFPPEQAAAFRANDHKVLEAGAPMEFEETALHDDGPHTSLVVKFPLLDAQGRCYALCGIATDITDRKRVEEERQQLSRARLLLLESTGEGIYGVDRQGRCTFVNTAAARMLGYRLDEMLGKDMHELIHHSFQDGVAYPRERCHIYGIFANRTGCQVDDEVFWRKDGTAFPVEYSCFPVLEQERMTGAVVIFLDITQRKRAEQQLTSSHDQLRNLTARLESVREEERILIAREIHDELGQALTGVKLELSLLRDQLSEARPALLNRLESISTLVDSTSQSVRRIATELRPVVLDQLGLIPAIEWQAHEFRSRTGIQCTLDIYLRSVTLSQSGSTAMFRIFQEILTNVTRHAQASAVNITLREQAGGLILEVRDNGRGVTEAELSDPKSLGLVGMRERALLLGGETTFTGSPGTGTTVKVRIPLDTSQSV, encoded by the coding sequence ATGAAACCGATCAAGATTCTGTTGGTCGAAGACAATGCGGGGGATGCTCGTCTGCTGCGGGAACTCTTGGCGGAAGCCGGTGCCGACCGGTTTATCCTCACCCATGTCGACCGACTGGCCAAGGGAATCAGCTCCATACAAGCAGGAGGCATTGAGATCGTCCTGCTCGATTTGTCATTGCCCGACAGTCAGGGATTCGACACCCTACTCCACATGCACAAGGTCGCTGGGGGAATCCCGATCGTCGTGATGACCGGCATTGAGGATGAAACTCTGGGGCTGCAGCTTGTCCAAGCGGGGGCCCAAGACTATCTGATCAAGGGACAGGTCACAGGCCCTCTGCTCACGCGTTCGCTGCGCTACGCCATCGAACGAAAGCATGCCGAAAAAAACCTTTCCCTCTACCGAGAAATCATCGCCAAGTCGAACGACGCCATTGCGATCATTGATCCGGAGGGACGCTATCTCGAGCAGAATGCGGCCCATCGGAAACTCTTGGGGTTTTCCGATGGCGATCTGCGGGGAAAAACTCCGGCCATCCATCTCGGAGACGACATATTTCAGGTGATTGCACAGAACCTTGCGGCGCAGGGAACCTATGTCGGAGAAGTGAGCAGCCGGACTGCGACCGGAACCTCACTGGACATCCATCTGTCCGCTTTCGCGGTGCGGAATGAGGCAGGTGATCCGATCTGTTATGTGGGAATCAAGCGTGATATCACCGAACGGGAGCAAGTCCAGACCGTACTCGCCACGAGTGAAGAACGGTTTCGCTCCCTGGTGTCCAACCTTCCGGGAGCGGTCTATCGCAGCGCATGCGATCCCGCTTGGACGATGGAGTTCCTCAGCGACCCGATCAAGCACCTCTGCGGCTATCCGGCCTCGGACTTCATCGCCAATCGCGTCCGATCCTATGCCAGCGTGATTCATCCGGATGACCGGAAGATGGTCGAGCACGTTGTGCTGGACGCGGTGGCGCAGCATCAACCCTTTGCCGTCGAGTATCGGCTGCTCCACAAAGGCGGCGGTATCAGATGGGTCTATGAGAAGGGTCAGGGCGCATTCGCCGCCGACGGCCGAGTCCTCTGGCTTGATGGAGCCATCTTCGACATCACGGACCGCAAGCGGGCAGAGGAGGCATTGCTGGAGAGTGAAGAGCGGTCGCGGTCGATCGTGCAATCCACCGACGATGCGATCATTCTGATGGATACCCAGGGGCGGGTCGCCTTCTGGAACAACGGAGCCGAGAGAACCTTCGGCTATACCGCCAAGGAAATGGTCGGCCAGCCGGTGACACGCATTATTCCCGAACGATTCCGCGAAGCCCATCAACGAGGCGTCCAACGAGTCGCGACTACGGGACGGCTGGCCGTGCAGGCCAGCATGTTTAAACTGGTCGGCTTGAGAAAAGACGGCTCGGAGTTCCCGTTGGAATTCAGTCTTGCGGCCTGGACGGCCAAATCAAAGCTGTTCATTACCTGCATCATCCGCGATATCAGCGAACGCGCGCAAGCGGAATCGGCGCTGCGCGAAAGCGAGGAGCGGTTCCGAGCGATCATGGACCACAGCCCGGCCCTCATTTTCATCAAAGACGTTGCGGGACGGTATCTTCAGGCCAATCGACAATTTGAGACGATCTTCCATCTGCCCCACGGCGATCTCATCGGCAAAACCGACGAGGAGGTCTTTCCGCCTGAGCAAGCGGCCGCTTTTCGCGCCAACGACCACAAGGTCTTGGAAGCCGGAGCGCCGATGGAGTTCGAGGAAACAGCCCTCCATGATGACGGCCCCCATACAAGCCTTGTCGTGAAGTTCCCCCTGCTCGACGCGCAGGGCCGGTGTTACGCGTTGTGCGGCATCGCCACCGATATCACCGACCGGAAGCGCGTGGAGGAAGAGCGCCAACAGCTCTCCAGGGCTCGCCTCCTTCTGCTCGAGTCCACCGGAGAAGGCATCTACGGAGTCGATCGGCAAGGTCGCTGCACGTTCGTCAATACGGCCGCAGCACGAATGCTCGGGTACCGACTGGACGAGATGCTGGGCAAGGACATGCACGAGCTCATTCACCATTCGTTCCAGGACGGTGTCGCCTATCCTCGCGAACGCTGCCATATCTATGGGATCTTCGCCAATCGAACCGGGTGTCAGGTTGATGACGAAGTGTTTTGGCGCAAGGACGGGACGGCGTTTCCGGTCGAGTATTCGTGCTTTCCCGTCTTGGAGCAGGAACGAATGACCGGAGCGGTGGTGATCTTTCTCGACATTACCCAGCGCAAGCGGGCTGAACAGCAACTGACCTCCTCACATGACCAGCTCAGAAACCTGACCGCCCGTCTGGAATCCGTGCGGGAAGAAGAGCGGATCCTCATCGCTCGTGAGATCCATGACGAATTGGGGCAGGCATTGACCGGCGTGAAACTCGAACTGTCCCTGTTGCGCGATCAGCTGTCCGAAGCTCGCCCGGCCCTGCTGAACCGGCTGGAATCCATCTCCACGCTCGTGGATTCGACGAGTCAGTCGGTCCGGAGAATCGCCACGGAACTGCGTCCTGTGGTGCTGGATCAACTCGGCCTCATCCCCGCCATCGAATGGCAGGCTCACGAATTCCGGTCCCGCACCGGCATTCAATGCACGCTCGACATTTATCTGCGCTCCGTCACGCTGTCTCAGTCCGGATCGACGGCCATGTTCCGGATCTTCCAAGAAATCCTGACCAACGTGACCCGCCACGCCCAGGCCTCGGCGGTCAATATCACGCTCCGCGAGCAGGCCGGCGGCCTCATCCTTGAAGTGCGCGACAATGGGCGGGGCGTGACCGAGGCCGAATTGTCCGACCCGAAATCTCTCGGATTGGTGGGGATGCGTGAACGGGCCTTGCTCCTGGGAGGAGAGACCACCTTCACGGGAAGTCCGGGAACAGGCACGACGGTGAAGGTCAGGATTCCCCTCGACACATCGCAGTCGGTATGA
- a CDS encoding Two-component transcriptional response regulator, LuxR family: MTKILVVDDHAVVRHGVKQILSEQFPGSVVGDAQNAEEMIERVQKHTWDVVILDVGMPGKSGLDALKELKQVRPKLPVLVLSAYPEDQLALRMLKAGAAGYLSKDSAPNELVQALRKILGGGRFVSASVAELLALNLENDLERPLHEQLSDREYQVMCLMAVGKSLKEISDDLCVSISTINTYRARILEKMQLKNNTELTHYAIQNRLVNRLIS, from the coding sequence ATGACAAAAATCCTCGTCGTGGATGATCACGCGGTCGTTCGACATGGCGTCAAGCAAATTCTCAGCGAACAGTTCCCAGGGTCCGTCGTCGGCGACGCGCAGAACGCGGAAGAGATGATCGAGCGGGTTCAGAAGCACACCTGGGATGTCGTGATTTTGGACGTGGGCATGCCGGGAAAGAGCGGACTCGATGCGCTCAAGGAACTCAAGCAGGTCCGTCCGAAACTCCCGGTCCTGGTGCTGAGCGCCTATCCCGAGGATCAGTTGGCGCTCCGCATGCTGAAGGCGGGCGCAGCCGGTTACCTCTCGAAGGACAGCGCCCCGAACGAGTTGGTGCAGGCGCTCAGGAAGATCCTCGGCGGCGGACGATTCGTCAGCGCATCGGTGGCGGAATTGCTGGCGCTGAATCTGGAAAATGATTTGGAGAGACCGTTGCACGAACAGTTATCCGATCGCGAGTACCAAGTCATGTGTTTGATGGCGGTGGGAAAGAGCTTGAAAGAGATCTCGGATGATTTGTGCGTAAGCATCAGCACCATCAATACCTATCGGGCACGGATTCTCGAAAAAATGCAATTGAAGAACAATACCGAATTGACCCATTACGCCATCCAAAATCGTCTCGTGAATCGCCTCATCTCCTGA
- a CDS encoding Membrane-bound lytic murein transglycosylase C — MHSRHWPSLLLGLTIPALLSGCETTDKMLGAAERAVGSSTGRTVLDIVGGKDPADIARQRVENYGRDPQALLRDLRAVQRDFQALMAALTGEVGKKWGTKEVKVPEQKKYVKYTQNYRSRAIVDFDAGNILIETLDEKDPRASLKNAVVTTLLTPDDPRSVDLFSDKEITLIGDKEPYLFGLVVDRAGKPVRTPAEAEQFAESLLAKGPTTRQVEREDGQKTAHLVNIPMVTNFSHKQAEKYRGVVAQFAERYQISPSLVFAIIRTESNFNPFAVSSAPAYGLMQLVPTSGGRDAYRKAKGEDKAPTRDYLFDPENNIELGTAYLNVLTYSQLDDVTDLVSREYCVISAYNTGAGNVFKTFSKDQRSALQQINGMQPAALYDRLRTALPYQETRDYLAKVVGFRKQFVSLGDNGVK, encoded by the coding sequence ATGCATTCCAGACATTGGCCTTCCCTGCTGCTCGGCCTGACCATCCCCGCGCTCCTCTCCGGTTGCGAAACCACCGATAAGATGCTCGGCGCCGCCGAGCGGGCCGTCGGCAGCAGCACCGGAAGAACGGTCCTCGATATCGTCGGCGGCAAGGACCCGGCCGACATCGCACGCCAACGAGTCGAGAATTATGGCCGAGATCCGCAGGCCCTGCTGCGGGATCTCAGGGCGGTTCAACGCGACTTCCAGGCCCTGATGGCAGCCTTGACCGGAGAGGTCGGAAAAAAGTGGGGGACGAAAGAGGTCAAGGTGCCGGAGCAGAAGAAATACGTCAAGTACACCCAAAACTATCGCAGCCGGGCCATCGTGGACTTCGATGCCGGGAACATCCTGATCGAAACGCTCGACGAGAAAGACCCGCGCGCAAGCCTGAAAAACGCCGTTGTCACCACCCTCCTGACGCCCGACGATCCCCGCAGCGTCGATCTTTTTTCTGACAAGGAAATCACCCTGATCGGAGACAAGGAACCCTATCTGTTTGGTCTGGTCGTGGATCGAGCCGGCAAGCCGGTGCGCACGCCGGCGGAGGCGGAACAGTTTGCTGAATCCCTGCTCGCCAAAGGGCCGACGACACGTCAAGTCGAGCGGGAGGACGGTCAGAAAACCGCGCACTTGGTCAATATCCCGATGGTGACCAACTTCTCGCACAAGCAGGCAGAGAAATACCGCGGGGTGGTCGCCCAGTTTGCGGAACGCTATCAGATCAGCCCGAGTCTCGTGTTCGCCATCATCCGTACGGAGAGCAATTTCAATCCCTTTGCCGTCAGCTCCGCGCCGGCCTATGGGCTGATGCAATTGGTCCCCACCAGCGGCGGGCGTGACGCCTATCGCAAGGCGAAAGGAGAGGACAAGGCCCCCACACGCGATTACCTCTTCGATCCGGAAAACAACATCGAACTGGGCACGGCCTACCTCAATGTGTTGACGTATTCCCAGTTGGACGATGTCACCGACCTCGTCTCACGGGAATACTGCGTCATCTCAGCCTATAATACCGGCGCCGGAAACGTGTTCAAGACCTTTTCCAAGGACCAACGTAGCGCCCTACAGCAGATCAACGGCATGCAACCGGCGGCACTCTACGATCGCCTCCGCACCGCCCTCCCCTATCAGGAAACCCGCGACTATCTGGCAAAGGTGGTTGGATTCCGCAAACAGTTCGTGAGCCTCGGCGACAACGGCGTCAAGTAG
- a CDS encoding Fatty acid hydroxylase family (carotene hydroxylase/sterol desaturase), with protein sequence MDKAFYPYLLFWAIGLLFFAVEWRCPARPIAYRSVFWRDLLALGLYNLSFLPVVQATDRIPVPDYLPASLYNLPTVCKLLLFYLVEDFGLYWVHRLMHTKPVWRIHRWHHAPTYLYWLAGIRATIPHIILFNLTYVLALPLLHEASSWAFQVIMVEHIVRNNWMHMNVTWKSSWLEWAFVTPRYHHIHHSTDPAHQTANLGALLTIWDRLFGTYYDPDEVKGELSFGLSERVSPARLVIGL encoded by the coding sequence ATGGATAAGGCGTTCTATCCCTACCTTTTGTTTTGGGCCATCGGCCTGTTGTTTTTTGCAGTCGAGTGGCGTTGTCCGGCCCGTCCGATTGCCTATCGATCTGTCTTCTGGCGGGATTTGCTCGCGTTGGGGCTTTACAACCTGTCGTTTCTGCCGGTCGTGCAGGCGACCGACCGCATTCCCGTCCCCGACTATCTTCCCGCAAGCCTGTACAACCTGCCGACGGTCTGCAAGCTTCTGTTGTTCTATCTCGTCGAGGACTTCGGTCTGTATTGGGTGCATCGGCTCATGCATACCAAACCGGTCTGGCGCATTCACCGCTGGCACCATGCTCCGACCTACCTCTACTGGTTGGCCGGGATTCGCGCCACGATTCCCCATATCATCCTGTTCAACTTGACCTACGTCCTGGCTCTCCCCTTGCTCCACGAGGCTTCGTCCTGGGCGTTTCAGGTGATCATGGTGGAACATATCGTCCGCAACAATTGGATGCACATGAACGTGACGTGGAAATCGAGTTGGTTGGAATGGGCATTCGTGACCCCACGGTATCACCATATTCATCACAGTACGGATCCGGCTCACCAAACGGCCAACTTGGGCGCGCTGTTGACGATTTGGGATCGCCTGTTCGGGACCTACTATGACCCCGACGAGGTGAAAGGCGAGTTGTCGTTCGGTCTTTCTGAGCGGGTCTCGCCGGCGAGATTGGTGATCGGGTTGTAG
- a CDS encoding Transcriptional regulator, Fis family: MQRATLNFETLLEVTNALNSQRDIESLWRVIADQIQKVIPWDRAGITLYESSTDSFRFYAVITNMATPALAHDSVIPREGSAVGWVYDHRHLHVRGDLQKEQVFLEDRYYVQEGLGRMINLPLLVQEHCLGTLNIGSVQPGEPDPDDCKFLQQVATQIAYAIDHVLAYQQIKQLSERLRRENEYLAEEVKASRNLRLVVGTSPAFTKVVDLVKAVAPTDTTVLLLGETGTGKEVLAQALHDLSARSQKPFIRVNCAALPSGLIESELFGHERGAFTGAQLRRAGRFELAHTGTLFLDEIGEMPLETQAKLLRVLQDGMVDRIGGTQPVSVDVRLIAATNADLSTAIQQGTFRADLYYRLHIFPISVPPLRERREDIHLLAQHFLVQIGAKLKRPHLTFGPQSLARLLAYNWPGNVRELQNVIERAVILSGSSQVTVDEMLLPTVKVGPHQPPEQPANLSDLERQHIMDVLDRTKWRIYGDQGAAQLLGLNPETLRSRLRKLGIKRPSLKSPEPTSLS, from the coding sequence ATGCAACGCGCTACCCTGAATTTCGAAACGCTCCTCGAAGTCACCAATGCCCTGAACTCGCAACGGGACATCGAAAGCCTCTGGCGAGTCATCGCCGATCAAATCCAGAAGGTGATCCCGTGGGATCGCGCCGGCATCACGCTGTACGAATCCAGCACCGATTCCTTTCGATTTTATGCCGTCATCACCAACATGGCGACGCCGGCCCTGGCACACGACAGTGTTATTCCTCGTGAAGGCAGCGCGGTCGGGTGGGTTTACGACCACCGGCACCTGCATGTGCGGGGAGATCTTCAGAAGGAGCAGGTGTTTCTGGAAGACCGCTACTATGTCCAAGAGGGCTTGGGACGGATGATCAACCTGCCCCTGCTCGTCCAGGAACATTGCCTCGGCACGTTGAACATCGGCAGTGTGCAACCGGGCGAGCCGGATCCGGACGATTGCAAGTTCCTTCAGCAAGTCGCGACCCAAATCGCCTATGCCATCGACCATGTGCTGGCGTACCAACAGATCAAGCAGCTGAGCGAACGGCTTCGGCGGGAGAACGAGTACCTCGCGGAAGAGGTCAAGGCGAGCCGCAATTTGCGTTTGGTCGTCGGCACGTCGCCCGCCTTCACCAAGGTAGTCGATCTCGTCAAGGCCGTCGCTCCGACCGATACCACGGTTCTCCTGCTGGGGGAAACCGGAACCGGCAAGGAAGTGCTGGCTCAGGCCCTGCACGATTTGAGCGCCCGCAGCCAGAAACCCTTTATCCGCGTCAACTGTGCGGCCCTGCCCTCCGGGCTCATCGAGAGCGAATTATTCGGTCATGAACGAGGCGCCTTCACTGGCGCGCAACTGCGCCGAGCCGGGCGCTTCGAACTAGCTCATACAGGCACCTTATTTCTGGATGAGATCGGCGAAATGCCGTTGGAGACCCAGGCCAAACTACTGCGGGTTCTGCAAGACGGGATGGTGGACAGGATCGGCGGGACCCAGCCGGTTTCGGTGGACGTTCGCCTGATCGCCGCCACCAATGCCGACCTGTCCACCGCGATTCAGCAGGGAACCTTCCGCGCAGACCTCTATTACCGCCTCCATATCTTTCCCATCTCCGTACCCCCGCTGCGAGAACGGCGCGAAGACATTCATCTGCTCGCGCAGCATTTCTTGGTTCAGATCGGGGCCAAACTCAAGCGACCGCACCTCACCTTCGGTCCGCAATCGCTGGCTCGACTCCTTGCCTATAACTGGCCCGGCAACGTACGGGAACTGCAGAATGTGATCGAACGCGCCGTGATCCTCTCAGGCTCATCCCAGGTCACCGTGGACGAGATGTTGCTTCCCACCGTAAAGGTCGGCCCTCATCAGCCACCGGAACAACCGGCGAACTTGAGTGACCTGGAACGGCAGCACATCATGGACGTACTCGACCGGACGAAATGGCGCATTTACGGCGACCAAGGCGCAGCCCAGCTTTTGGGATTGAATCCCGAAACCCTTCGCAGTCGCTTGAGAAAACTCGGTATCAAACGCCCCTCCCTCAAATCGCCTGAACCCACGTCCCTGTCCTAA